One Rubripirellula amarantea DNA segment encodes these proteins:
- a CDS encoding tyrosine-type recombinase/integrase: MPRPKSEIPSYRKHSSGQARVTINGRDYLLGPHGTQASKREYDRLIAEYLGSGRSSSYGTEPEAYLVGHLILDYLQHAKDYYGTGVTSELHRIKSGCKPLKSLYATQRAVDFGPIQFKAVRQAFIDNDQCRTGINAQMKRLARMFKWAAGEGKLPAAVYDTLRLIPSLRRGRTEAKESKPVKPVPADVVAATLAKLNPVVADMVRVQFLTCCRPGELCKLTPAMIDRTGDVWVATLDDHKTAHHGHTRAIFIGPKCQEILTGYLDRDPTERLFRPCDAISMKRAKAKANRTTPMNQGNRAGYSENSRKGKRAKRAPGIAYRTCEYGQAVRRAAKQAGVEHWAPNQLRHSRATEIRKLFGLEGSQVIAGHAKADVTQVYAERDSERAIEIARKAG, encoded by the coding sequence ATGCCGCGTCCGAAGTCTGAAATTCCGTCCTACCGCAAACATTCTAGCGGTCAAGCTCGCGTCACAATCAACGGTCGCGACTATCTATTGGGTCCGCACGGCACTCAAGCCAGCAAACGTGAGTACGACAGGCTGATCGCTGAATACCTTGGTAGCGGTCGCAGTTCTTCGTATGGGACGGAACCGGAAGCGTATCTAGTCGGGCACTTGATTCTGGACTACCTGCAACACGCCAAAGATTACTACGGAACTGGCGTCACGTCCGAATTGCATCGGATCAAATCGGGTTGCAAGCCCTTAAAATCGCTTTATGCGACCCAACGTGCGGTGGACTTTGGCCCAATTCAGTTCAAAGCCGTTCGCCAAGCGTTCATCGACAACGACCAGTGCAGGACTGGAATTAACGCCCAAATGAAGCGACTCGCGAGGATGTTCAAATGGGCAGCCGGGGAAGGGAAGTTACCCGCGGCGGTCTACGATACGCTCCGATTGATACCGAGCCTACGTCGCGGACGAACCGAAGCGAAAGAAAGCAAGCCGGTAAAGCCCGTTCCGGCTGACGTTGTTGCTGCGACTCTGGCAAAACTCAATCCCGTGGTCGCTGATATGGTTCGAGTTCAGTTTTTAACGTGCTGTCGTCCTGGGGAGCTGTGCAAATTGACTCCCGCCATGATCGACAGGACTGGCGATGTCTGGGTTGCAACCCTGGACGATCACAAGACAGCGCACCACGGACACACGCGGGCAATCTTCATCGGACCAAAATGCCAAGAGATTCTAACAGGCTATCTCGATCGAGACCCTACTGAACGACTCTTTAGGCCTTGCGATGCAATCAGTATGAAACGGGCGAAAGCAAAGGCGAACCGCACCACTCCGATGAACCAGGGGAACAGGGCAGGCTACAGTGAGAACTCTCGAAAAGGTAAGAGAGCGAAGCGGGCTCCCGGTATCGCTTACCGAACCTGCGAATATGGTCAAGCAGTTAGGCGAGCAGCAAAGCAGGCCGGTGTGGAACATTGGGCACCTAATCAGCTAAGACACTCTCGCGCAACCGAGATTCGGAAACTGTTTGGGCTCGAAGGATCGCAAGTTATCGCCGGGCATGCGAAAGCAGACGTGACGCAAGTTTATGCAGAGCGGGATAGTGAAAGAGCAATCGAAATTGCGAGGAAAGCAGGATGA
- a CDS encoding BON domain-containing protein, with translation MLSHRKCVRSILVAASVMVFVCSNTTVHAQNGGTDNGGTNSGGTNTGGQTTGGNTGATSGNLRSADDAFSNVQRGDTVGSTAGTGASFSDLGVGATGNAGGGGGGFGGLGGGGGFGGFGGLGGIFGGQGLGSSQSTQPAIRTRLRSAIEVSPTTSVQSQRQVSQHLYQVPARAGMQNVNVVIEGQTAIVTGTVSSERDRRMSELLMRLEPGVRHVDNRTRVVAPAPGFSGR, from the coding sequence ATGTTGTCCCACAGGAAATGCGTCCGAAGTATCCTCGTCGCTGCTAGCGTGATGGTATTCGTCTGTTCCAACACGACTGTTCATGCTCAAAACGGCGGAACGGATAACGGCGGTACGAATTCCGGAGGTACCAACACGGGCGGCCAAACCACCGGCGGAAATACAGGGGCCACCTCTGGGAATCTACGTTCTGCCGATGACGCATTTTCCAATGTCCAACGCGGTGATACCGTTGGATCCACGGCCGGTACCGGTGCGAGCTTTAGCGACTTAGGAGTCGGCGCAACGGGAAACGCGGGCGGTGGTGGTGGCGGTTTTGGTGGACTTGGCGGCGGAGGTGGCTTTGGCGGTTTCGGTGGCCTTGGCGGTATCTTTGGCGGCCAGGGTCTTGGTTCAAGTCAGAGCACTCAGCCGGCGATTCGAACTCGATTGCGATCGGCCATCGAAGTATCACCCACTACAAGCGTGCAAAGTCAGCGGCAAGTCAGCCAGCACCTTTACCAAGTTCCCGCACGTGCAGGCATGCAAAACGTTAACGTTGTGATCGAAGGTCAAACCGCGATCGTGACCGGAACGGTCAGCAGTGAACGCGACCGACGCATGAGTGAACTTCTGATGCGTTTAGAACCTGGTGTTCGCCACGTCGATAATCGAACTCGCGTCGTTGCACCCGCACCCGGTTTTAGTGGACGTTAA
- a CDS encoding ATP-dependent nuclease has product MKIKKFTILNYRAIESVEISLRHSLTPIVGVNESGKTTILQAIQAFDKGRDKYHKDNNHLEFQNRYSTSDTEGSQIIAKISLSEEEFEELEATFPSTATTTDRSLFSACRLGEKSFDLARILCKVDNKIKKRYEVAHDAYSEPAKRTIRKYIVERLPMILYFDDFTDRVPEKVEFSKEFMESGKLSSRGIHREWQELVREIFSRADADGLDGIMNGEDRPTPLRNFLAIDDTDRREAILEDISDMLNKEIIEDWKSLKKSGASALADDTSDLQLRIRPESYEDGSFDLSFRVIDKSSKGKKRPFAVTSRSKGFQWFFNYMTKLKFNPRYKGAIENSIFLLDEPGSYLHSSAQSELLRELKNVSEKNSILYCTHSQYLLNPNVINLGSIKVAKRVEGKIHLQGYGDIGTNEEGAALAPVYSALNLNASRDFVGKVILVEGISDYCVFQMLIKNLPSLKGTVLSIVPASGAGTVDKLLGFAIGFASDFLILLDRDEAGDDQLQTIKEVDENLCAKVVQYGTSGKFLLEDHFHSDDVEKIMKLTGLCNFKKAIPSLFWNHGDCHSDVVNGLHSETLKNLEPTLSRIHCLANF; this is encoded by the coding sequence ATGAAAATCAAAAAATTCACGATATTGAACTATCGAGCGATCGAATCCGTTGAAATTTCGTTGCGGCATAGTTTGACACCCATTGTCGGTGTAAATGAGTCGGGGAAAACGACGATTTTGCAGGCTATCCAAGCTTTTGACAAAGGACGCGACAAATACCACAAAGACAATAATCATTTGGAATTCCAGAATCGCTACTCAACCAGCGATACCGAAGGGTCCCAAATCATTGCCAAAATATCACTTAGCGAAGAAGAGTTTGAGGAACTTGAAGCAACCTTTCCGTCGACTGCTACGACAACTGATCGATCCCTGTTTTCCGCTTGCCGACTCGGAGAGAAGTCATTCGATCTTGCACGCATTCTTTGCAAGGTCGATAACAAGATCAAAAAACGCTACGAGGTAGCACACGACGCCTATTCTGAACCTGCTAAGCGTACGATACGAAAATACATCGTAGAACGCTTACCAATGATTCTGTATTTCGATGACTTCACTGATCGGGTACCCGAGAAGGTGGAGTTTTCGAAAGAGTTCATGGAATCTGGAAAACTGAGTTCGCGAGGAATTCACCGCGAATGGCAAGAACTTGTACGCGAGATTTTCAGTCGGGCAGATGCAGATGGCCTCGATGGAATCATGAACGGAGAAGATAGGCCGACGCCGCTGCGCAATTTCCTCGCAATAGACGACACCGATCGTCGGGAAGCAATTTTGGAGGATATTTCTGACATGTTGAACAAGGAGATCATCGAAGATTGGAAATCGTTAAAAAAATCTGGAGCGTCCGCACTTGCTGATGACACTTCAGACCTCCAACTTCGGATTCGGCCGGAAAGCTATGAGGACGGTTCCTTCGACCTGAGTTTCCGGGTCATCGACAAATCTAGCAAGGGGAAAAAACGACCGTTCGCGGTTACTTCACGCAGCAAAGGATTCCAGTGGTTTTTCAATTACATGACAAAACTAAAATTTAACCCTCGCTACAAAGGAGCCATTGAGAATTCTATTTTTCTGCTGGATGAACCCGGTTCCTATCTACACTCAAGTGCGCAGTCTGAGTTGTTAAGAGAACTTAAAAACGTGTCCGAAAAGAACAGCATTCTCTACTGCACGCATTCTCAGTATCTGCTTAATCCAAATGTTATAAACCTTGGATCCATAAAAGTTGCAAAGCGTGTTGAAGGGAAGATTCACCTTCAAGGATACGGAGACATAGGCACAAATGAGGAAGGGGCAGCACTAGCTCCAGTCTATTCGGCTCTCAATCTAAATGCGTCACGAGATTTCGTAGGGAAAGTGATTCTCGTCGAAGGAATTAGTGACTATTGCGTTTTTCAAATGCTCATCAAGAATCTTCCATCACTTAAAGGTACAGTCCTTTCGATTGTCCCAGCATCTGGAGCAGGTACGGTTGACAAACTGCTGGGATTCGCAATTGGCTTCGCAAGTGATTTCTTAATTCTATTGGATCGTGACGAGGCCGGTGACGACCAACTGCAAACAATCAAGGAAGTCGATGAGAACCTATGTGCGAAAGTGGTTCAGTACGGCACATCAGGCAAATTCTTGCTCGAAGACCATTTCCATTCGGACGACGTTGAGAAGATCATGAAATTGACGGGATTGTGTAACTTCAAGAAAGCGATTCCGTCGCTGTTTTGGAATCATGGAGACTGTCACTCAGATGTAGTTAATGGGTTGCACAGCGAAACGCTAAAAAATCTCGAACCAACGCTCTCACGCATTCACTGTTTGGCAAACTTCTAA
- a CDS encoding DUF1580 domain-containing protein — MTHEDLFPLTVAIKKATGRSPHLSTAIRWTQRPNRHGIRLKSWVVGGRRLTSVEAVRRHIDATTRAADNFTPCIDDTSANRSHQAMMRELTAEGV, encoded by the coding sequence ATGACGCATGAAGACCTTTTCCCCCTGACTGTCGCCATCAAGAAAGCGACTGGACGTTCGCCACATTTGTCGACGGCGATTCGTTGGACACAACGCCCAAACAGGCACGGTATCCGTTTGAAATCGTGGGTTGTTGGCGGCAGGCGATTAACGTCAGTAGAGGCCGTCCGACGCCACATCGATGCAACGACACGTGCCGCAGACAACTTTACTCCGTGCATCGACGACACGTCGGCGAACCGATCGCACCAAGCCATGATGCGAGAACTAACAGCAGAGGGCGTCTGA
- a CDS encoding AAA family ATPase, with amino-acid sequence MRNLTSNQADTTAKIRNNCFSGQVDTPENAGQYEVFSDSRLWPINQDAVPLETAYRIGVLAGAEECRSLFDLDSHDAIGRAVDRANDLSEIRRSNRVYSFDRIKPGDQVDIEAGCVQARLRGHHQTVEMAIAVVDTVSVSVVDELTAIEQWANAIKKWSREPMDASDAFFSSSPTLASFYPTETEERLLARSAEAKTLPTSKSSFQDSRNTTGKPEMRSTVIESPSSDKTSFGDELSEARRATLNAIEEEKALFVKARNLGIRIKQVAGCDGPMIGGTSLSEGMQCYPDRREYLINGLLRRGEVMNIIAAPKVGKSWMVYNGILSLAAGRQWIGFDGSKPRTLLLDNELHREELFSRLGTVAEAMGIEPSTLDDHLVIRPMRGESMSLDDIETMLCTEFADDHFDLIVIDAFYRVLPDKISENDNAAMTRVYNQIDAIAAHKNASVVLIHHASKGDQSHKSITDVGAGAGAMTRATDTHLTIREHQDEGCVVVDAVTRSSQQPASRTARFEWPLWNVLDGVDPILKSPKSGADRKQEERDSETDAKIREVLSNADTSLSRSAIRRKTVFGQARVDAAISRIGDELESDFITNPKNKNDEIEVYRIKNSTSRDWYATLATD; translated from the coding sequence ATGCGAAATTTAACATCGAACCAGGCGGATACAACCGCCAAAATAAGAAACAATTGCTTTTCAGGTCAAGTCGATACTCCCGAGAACGCGGGCCAATACGAAGTCTTCTCAGACTCACGCCTATGGCCGATTAATCAGGACGCAGTACCTCTAGAAACGGCCTACCGCATCGGCGTTCTTGCCGGGGCTGAAGAATGTCGATCACTCTTCGACCTGGACTCTCATGACGCAATCGGCAGAGCTGTCGACCGTGCCAACGATCTTTCAGAGATTCGTCGATCGAATCGCGTTTACTCGTTCGATCGAATAAAGCCCGGGGATCAAGTCGACATAGAAGCCGGTTGCGTGCAAGCTCGCTTACGCGGACATCACCAAACAGTTGAGATGGCAATCGCTGTCGTCGATACAGTCAGTGTTTCAGTCGTTGACGAACTGACCGCTATCGAACAGTGGGCGAACGCGATCAAAAAATGGTCTAGAGAGCCCATGGACGCCTCGGACGCATTCTTTTCAAGTTCGCCGACACTTGCGAGCTTTTACCCAACGGAAACGGAGGAGCGACTGCTGGCCCGTAGTGCCGAAGCGAAAACGCTACCAACATCGAAGTCATCGTTTCAAGATTCAAGAAACACTACAGGAAAACCAGAGATGCGATCAACCGTCATTGAATCGCCATCGAGCGACAAGACGAGCTTTGGCGATGAATTGAGCGAAGCCCGGCGTGCAACTTTAAACGCAATTGAAGAAGAGAAGGCTCTATTCGTTAAAGCTCGGAATCTTGGGATCAGGATCAAACAGGTCGCCGGATGTGACGGACCGATGATCGGCGGAACATCGCTGTCGGAAGGGATGCAGTGCTATCCTGATCGACGTGAGTACCTAATCAACGGGCTACTTCGTCGTGGCGAAGTCATGAATATCATAGCCGCGCCAAAGGTCGGTAAGTCGTGGATGGTTTATAACGGGATTCTGTCGCTTGCGGCGGGGCGTCAGTGGATTGGCTTTGACGGGTCGAAACCTCGCACCCTACTGCTAGACAACGAACTGCATCGAGAAGAGCTTTTTAGTCGTCTAGGCACTGTCGCCGAAGCGATGGGAATCGAACCTTCGACACTTGACGATCATTTGGTTATCCGTCCAATGCGGGGCGAATCAATGTCACTGGATGACATCGAGACAATGCTTTGCACTGAGTTTGCTGACGATCACTTCGACCTAATCGTAATTGATGCGTTCTATCGGGTTCTGCCTGACAAGATTAGCGAGAATGACAACGCTGCAATGACTCGCGTTTACAACCAGATTGATGCAATCGCAGCACACAAGAACGCTTCAGTGGTTTTGATCCACCACGCTAGTAAGGGCGATCAGTCCCACAAGTCGATTACCGACGTAGGTGCAGGAGCCGGGGCAATGACGCGAGCAACCGACACTCACCTAACGATAAGAGAACATCAGGACGAGGGATGCGTTGTAGTCGACGCTGTAACGCGATCTAGCCAGCAACCGGCTTCTCGGACAGCTCGGTTTGAGTGGCCGTTGTGGAACGTCCTGGACGGCGTCGATCCGATACTAAAGAGCCCCAAGTCTGGAGCAGACCGCAAGCAAGAGGAAAGAGATTCAGAGACGGATGCGAAAATTCGTGAGGTTCTTAGTAACGCAGACACGAGTCTGTCTCGATCAGCAATCCGAAGGAAGACGGTATTCGGGCAGGCTCGCGTCGATGCTGCAATCAGCCGAATTGGCGACGAGCTGGAAAGCGATTTTATCACGAACCCAAAGAACAAAAATGACGAGATCGAAGTCTATCGGATAAAGAACAGCACTAGCAGAGATTGGTACGCGACTCTAGCAACAGACTGA
- a CDS encoding polysaccharide biosynthesis/export family protein → MSTKPYTIKKRGVSDFTSALTMTAVACLWLSALTVNASAQTIAGGTAASPTASSDMTVEAFAHTRIVDDNCGCQNIAGGYPCQGGCQKCMVGVDCACGCGSETRWSEMRRMPFDAYGPGGYAGPSRLAHLGQYRLRPGDQIQVIYLITRRQKSGAYRLMPGDEVLIESISDSDLTRGTLENGLVIQPDGTITVRLLGQVKASGMTVEQLRDHLNSEYSTLLKDPAIDVTPVKTNTLAEDIRNAIGGQAGFSQQTLTTTVMPDGKIRLPGIGEVCVQGFSLNQLKREINLRYDEIVVGIETEPLLTEQAPHFVHVMGQVGQPGRVQLEGPTTVLSALASAGGHLPGGNMRQVVVFRRAEDWRMISTMLDLQGAVLGKRPTPADEIWLRDGDVIVVPDKPITRFNNWAAQIFTDGLYRILPIQIDNVDL, encoded by the coding sequence ATGTCCACAAAGCCTTACACGATCAAGAAGCGAGGAGTCTCCGATTTTACTTCCGCGCTGACGATGACGGCGGTGGCTTGTTTATGGCTATCAGCTTTGACGGTAAACGCATCGGCTCAAACGATCGCTGGCGGCACAGCGGCTAGTCCGACGGCGAGTTCCGATATGACCGTCGAAGCGTTTGCTCACACCAGGATTGTTGACGACAACTGCGGTTGCCAGAACATCGCCGGCGGTTACCCATGTCAAGGCGGTTGTCAGAAGTGCATGGTCGGCGTGGATTGTGCGTGCGGGTGTGGTTCGGAAACGCGATGGAGCGAGATGCGGCGCATGCCGTTCGATGCGTATGGTCCAGGCGGCTACGCCGGTCCATCACGATTGGCTCACCTCGGTCAGTATCGGCTGCGTCCTGGTGATCAGATCCAAGTGATTTATTTGATCACCCGGCGACAAAAGTCTGGCGCTTACCGATTGATGCCCGGCGACGAAGTATTGATCGAATCGATAAGCGATTCGGACTTGACTCGAGGCACTCTCGAAAACGGATTGGTCATACAACCCGACGGAACCATCACCGTCCGATTGCTTGGTCAAGTCAAAGCATCGGGAATGACCGTTGAGCAGTTGCGGGATCATCTCAACAGCGAATACAGCACGCTGTTGAAAGACCCAGCCATCGACGTTACCCCCGTCAAAACAAACACGCTAGCCGAAGACATCCGCAATGCGATTGGTGGCCAAGCTGGATTTTCGCAACAGACGCTCACCACCACCGTCATGCCCGACGGAAAGATCCGTTTGCCCGGTATCGGCGAAGTATGCGTTCAAGGCTTTTCCCTGAACCAACTCAAGCGTGAGATCAATCTTCGATATGACGAAATCGTCGTCGGCATCGAAACCGAACCGTTGCTTACCGAACAAGCGCCCCATTTTGTTCATGTGATGGGTCAGGTAGGACAACCTGGACGCGTTCAACTTGAAGGCCCGACCACGGTACTAAGTGCTTTGGCGTCCGCCGGCGGGCATCTGCCCGGGGGCAACATGCGGCAAGTCGTTGTTTTCCGACGAGCGGAAGATTGGAGGATGATTTCCACCATGCTTGACTTGCAAGGCGCGGTTTTAGGCAAACGCCCAACGCCAGCAGACGAAATCTGGTTACGTGACGGCGACGTGATTGTCGTTCCCGATAAGCCGATCACACGCTTCAACAACTGGGCAGCCCAGATCTTCACCGACGGCCTCTATCGGATCCTGCCTATCCAGATCGACAACGTGGATCTGTAG
- a CDS encoding DUF429 domain-containing protein, with protein MDVIGIDGWKRKWIGVVINSNGFQEAKIYHDLGDVIVNATYEVIAIDVPIGLPQRPPRDADVLVRGMIGARGPSVFEAPPAFCLDPRWNDRALASAESMKRHGRGIGCQAFALMDNIRNADRVSESDDRVHEVHPEFSFFHMNDQRPLKFTKKSWNGRAERIALLGQHGIELPKMFDADVGRVAIDDILDAASAAWSAARIANSKAIAVPDATQRLQRIWA; from the coding sequence ATGGACGTGATTGGCATCGACGGATGGAAAAGGAAATGGATTGGGGTAGTGATCAATTCCAATGGCTTTCAGGAGGCGAAGATCTACCACGATCTAGGCGACGTCATCGTGAATGCAACCTACGAGGTGATTGCGATTGATGTACCGATCGGTTTACCCCAACGACCACCTCGCGATGCTGATGTCCTCGTTCGAGGCATGATCGGCGCTCGAGGCCCCAGTGTTTTTGAGGCACCTCCTGCGTTTTGTCTCGACCCAAGATGGAATGATCGTGCACTCGCCAGCGCTGAATCAATGAAACGTCATGGCCGAGGAATAGGGTGCCAAGCGTTCGCGTTAATGGACAACATTCGTAATGCTGACCGCGTCTCCGAATCGGATGATCGCGTGCATGAAGTTCATCCGGAATTCAGTTTCTTCCATATGAACGATCAGAGACCCTTGAAGTTTACTAAGAAGTCTTGGAACGGCCGCGCCGAGCGAATCGCTTTGCTCGGGCAACATGGAATTGAACTTCCCAAAATGTTCGACGCTGATGTCGGACGAGTCGCGATCGACGATATTCTGGATGCCGCTTCCGCAGCGTGGTCAGCGGCTAGAATTGCTA